A stretch of Lathyrus oleraceus cultivar Zhongwan6 chromosome 6, CAAS_Psat_ZW6_1.0, whole genome shotgun sequence DNA encodes these proteins:
- the LOC127098408 gene encoding early light-induced protein, chloroplastic translates to MAVSSCQSIMSNSMTNISSRSRVNQFTNIPSVYIPTLRRNVSLKVRSMAEGEPKEQSKVPVDPTTPIASTPTPQPAYTRPPKMSTKFSDLMAFSGPAPERINGRLAMIGFVAAMGVEIAKGQGLSEQLSGGGVAWFLGTSVLLSLASLIPFSQGVSVESKSKSIMSSDAELWNGRIAMLGLVALAFTEFVKGTSLV, encoded by the exons ATGGCTGTTTCATCTTGTCAATCTATCATGTCAAACTCTATGACTAACATTTCTAGCAGATCTAGAGTTAACCAGTTTACCAACATCCCTTCTGTCTACATTCCAACCTTGAGAAGGAATGTCAGCCTCAAAGTTCGATCTATGGCTGAG GGAGAGCCGAAAGAGCAATCAAAGGTGCCTGTAGACCCAACTACACCAATTGCATCAACACCAACACCACAACCAGCCTATACTCGTCCACCAAAG ATGAGCACAAAGTTTTCAGATTTGATGGCATTTAGTGGGCCAGCACCCGAAAGGATCAATGGAAGATTGGCTATGATTGGTTTTGTAGCAGCAATGGGGGTGGAGATAGCAAAAGGGCAGGGTTTGTCAGAACAATTATCTGGTGGTGGAGTTGCATGGTTCTTGGGGACAAGTGTGTTGTTATCACTTGCTTCATTGATTCCATTTTCTCAAGGGGTTAGTGTGGAGTCTAAATCTAAGAGTATTATGTCCTCAGATGCAGAGCTTTGGAATGGAAGAATTGCAATGTTAGGTTTAGTTGCTTTAGCTTTCACAGAATTTGTTAAGGGTACATCCCTTGTGTAA